ATACGACCTGCGGAGACCAGCagcgcagtggtcgaccaaacgAGGTGACGACCCCagatatgttgaagaaaatccactggatgatcgtcgattgaaagtgcgcgagctatcAGATATAATAGGCATTTTAAAAAGTGCCTagatcgcatattaactgaaaatttggacatgaaaaaggTGTGCTCAAGataggtgccgcgtttgctgTAAAAGCAGTGTCGCGAAGATGTTTCTATCAAGTGTTTAGCAAGGTATCAAAGAAAtaaagccgtttcataaccatggatggaacgtgggtccatcacttcacactcaAAATAAAAGAACTATCAATACAATGGACTGAAACGGGAGAGCTAGTTCCAAAGAAGATAAAGATCGTTCCATTAACACGCAAGGTCATGGTGTGGgtttttttggaatgcgcgttggataaatttcatttactatcttgagaaaggaaaaactattattgaaacGTTTTaacgaagaaatcaaacaaaaacgggcgcatttggctaagaagaaagtgttgtttcataaagacaaagcaccagctcacatatctgttattgcaatgaattcaaatttgaattgctTCCTAatgccccctcggattattttctattctcagatttgaaaaaatggctcagtggtgaaagattttccaacaatgaagagagttatgactattttgaggatattgacgatttttataataaaaagtgtatggagctagaaggatatttaattttccaaaatttttgttgtttttgttgagccaggtacttctggaaccatcctcatATATATCTTTCTAATCACAAGGAGATTCCGAAGAAAACTGATCTTTACGTGTAGATATGATAAAGTTCATTTTAAATCTCAGcagtaataaaaatgaaaaaggtgactatgtattttttttattctttaccGTAACGCTAAAGTCCGGCAAACTCACCCCTACTTTCTTTAGATTAGGAAATAAAAACCGGGGGATAtgttttatcgatttttgataGTAGTGCTTTACTCAAAAACTGTTAGGGAAGGTTCTGTACAATAACTAAGGGTTCAATATTAAGGGTGCGTAAACCATTATTAGCACATTTTGAAATCATAAAGTAAAAATAGAATCTATACAGAATGTCCAGACAATGAATCACAAAATTTCGGAAACTAcgtaaattataatgaatttccaaaaattgaGACCTTGAACATCTATTAATCGCTCCCGACATTTTTGCATTAAATtattgaacaccctatataaaaatttccatattaAATATCAATTCTTAGAAttaggtttgcatttaaatagGTCCTGAAGAacttaatatacagagtgttttagAAACTTATCACTTTCGTATTAATTTGGGGAAGGAACTTTTTATTGGGAGACCTTGTATAAACAAATAGTTGCAAAATCCTATACAAAAATGATTTGTTGCCAGAggatttaaatttatataaatatctgaaagttttgaaaaatattttcaaaataactcacCTGAAGTTAGAAAACCATTTCACCAATTGGGCAgtgttgtttttattgaatttgatatCGGGGAAGTACATTTTTAGGACTGCTGAGCTCGGATACCTCACCCAGAAGAACATCAGCTTCGCTTTCCTGAGGTGCATCGGTGTTAATGTTGACGAGTGCTCAGGAGTTAAGGAAATACCGGGCTAGTGtgcaaaacaaatattttttcacgaaaagattcaagatcaaaataaaaaatcatatattgttttttgtcctacttttaacttatttttcttaacatatttcgaaaaaattctcacataaataatagaaattcatAATAACTCTAAttttattggttgaaaattgaAGTATATTGTGTGTAAGAGTGAATTTCTTCGTAACTTTAAGGATTCTAATAAGGTATTATTTAGATTTGGTTTTGATATCTACCCACTTAACCCCCTTAAGTAGGAGATTGTATAAGAAGACCTACAAAAGTGGGTATTATACTATAAAGATTAAATTCTAGTCTTGCAGATTTTACCCTTTCAATACGAGGGTGAAACAAAGAATTGAAAAGAGCGCATTCGCCAATTTTAgcaaattaaataatttagtttaacatgaaaaaaatgaaaatttcttaagTTGAAATACATACATGATGCGCACTAAGATTTTTACTAAAATCTTTGCATAAAAAGGATATAGTAGGCTGCATTCCATCGTAAGAAATATCTCCAGAATTACAGTCTGAATTTCTATCACCGTTGTCCATGTTTAACCCATTAGATGGGGCTCTCATATGCCCATAGTCCGGGGAGGCTCCATGTTGGGCAGCCGCCAATAACGCGGGGTGTAATAAGGTTGGGGGATGATGAATTGGCGGTGATTCTCGTTCGATCTTGTGCATTCGAGGCGGGGAGGAGGAAGcctaaaacaaataaaaacaattcttcGTCAACGAATTAGTTCACCTATATTTTACATTAACCAAGTGATCAGatttaaattgtttacaatGATCCAGTTcctgaaattgatgaaaatattaattaattttgaaatttgaatggaTAGAGATGCCGCGGCCGTGGTTGATTATTTCACCTTACTGAAACAAATGATGACTAGAAACATCGTGATATGctgaaattttctaataataatttcctTATTCCATAACTGAAACACGACTATTGTTTTCAGTCGATAGAAGACATAGAAGTGAATTTTCGATTATTGAAAATGTGCTTAAATATacgtcaaatattttcaataacgtGTTTCTATAGAAAAGGTGTAAAAgacaaattaataacaaaaattaggtTAAATAGATTAGATATCATAAAATTTCTCGTGCcttaaatagttttttacgatttgatgtaaatgtaaatgtacaataaaaataatcaacgtaatgaaatgatataaaatggaaaatttacctgcATTGCCATGTGGTGGCCGTGACTTGGTCCATGGAAGAAGGGGCTGTAGGGTGAGAAAACCTGAGATTCGTGTAGGCCTGGGTTGGGAATCGCCACCGACGTCGGAAGGGAGACGGGCAACATCGGCGGCGGCTGGTGATATGGGGGCGGTCTAGGTGATGTACATGTGTTTGGTTCCATAGCAGCTGGCGACATACCCATACCGTCTTGTCCTAAAATTCTGCTAACAGTTCTGGGCGTTATTCTGGTATCTGTGACTTTATGGCGTTTTTTCTTCGGAGCAACGACTAGACTGAGCGCTTCGTTTTGCTCTGGAGTTTCTTGTTGTTTATTAACGCAAAACGGATGGTTCATGCCGTATAAAGGGGCGCTGATTCCCGGAGGTTTCGGCGGATGAAACATCGGAGGTCGTATGTGAAGTTCCGAAGGTTTCTGCATATTATTCATATTAGGTACAGGCATCATGGTAGGACCGCTGGAGTTGCCGTTCACCAGGTGATTCTGATGATTGGGTGGTGGAGCTTGAGGAGGTTGAGGCCTTTCCGCCACCTTAGTTCTCGGAGATTTCCTATCCAACAACTGCGAGGCCATCATCAAATCTTTGTTCAATTGTTCCGCTGCCGTGGCGGCGTCTTGTTGCTTACACCGTTTTTGATGAACGAATCGATATAGTATAGAATCTATGAGATTCGATAGCGACGCCgttatttcactttttagaGCGTCAGCGAGACCCTCTAAATCCGTACCGTTCGGATTTAAATGTCTTATTATGTTCAGTCGTTCTGCGATATGATTAGATTCGGGTTTCGGAGGAGTTTGTTGTTGAGCCGATTGTATTTGTTGAGATTCATTGTTAGCGGCCGCTTCTTTGGCCAATCTAGCTTCTTGTTCCATGAAAAGTTTGTGACTTACCCCTAGATACATAGCTGCGGCGCTGCTCATGTGCTGATGCGGATTATGTAGGAATCCGTTGTGGAACGGAGGAGCTGGAGGACTTATCTTCATCTTGCTCACTTCTTGAGCTAGTGTCGGTTGCGGAATGGGTGTAGGAGTACTTGTCGTTACCGGTGAAGGTGGAGCTGATCTCTTACTTTGTTCACTATCGCTCGGTATTTCTTCGATTTCTTGACTTTCTTCCGAACCTTGTTCTACTCGAGTACAAAGCGccatatatttttgttgcaTTTCAGCTAGTTGTTCTTGCATAGATCTCAATTGTGATTTGAGAATATTCTTTTCTACGCGTTTTTGGCGAATCGGTTCTATTTCTTCTTCGTCGTCATCGACGTATCTTTCGGCGTTACTATCATGTTGTTGCGGTTgatataattttcgttttttacaaCCGTTTACTTGAGGTGGTGCTGGACTTGATCTCATACCTGTTACTATATTTTCCACTCGTGCTTTCTTCGCGTCTTCCGGTTTTGCGGGACTCGAAGGTTCTACTTTCGGAGATGGAAGTGATTCAGTTTCCATACCGTTGAGGGTTTCTTCCATGAGTTCTTGTTGTCTTTCACCAGATTCTGCTGATAAACACTCTTTCATAGTTACGTTAACGTCGTTTCTTTCTGGACTTGTCTTTGGTTCGTTGTTGTTGTTATTCATAATATGTTCTTGTCCGTTACGCATATCCTGTTCTAATGCTAAAAGTTCGTGCTTCCTACCTTGGAGAATATCTCGAAGCATATGATGCGCAAGTTGTTCACCACTCGGAGGACTATTATCACATCTTATAACGTTATCGAATTTCGCGTCTTCACCGTCCGCGGCATTTTCGGGCTTTTGTCGACCTAAAAGCTCGTTCAACATTTTTGCGGGCGCGAACCCCGGTCCGAAAAGACCGAACTGTTGCTGTTGGGTAAAAATGGCGCCGTATAAATTACTACCACCACCGAGAAAAGCCGGTCGCGAACTAAAGTTCGGGATCGAGGAATACGAATTACGCGGCTCGCCGGCGTCCACGCGCTGTCTAGTTCTTTTGGATTTCTTCAGGAGCTTATCTGTATACAAACCGAACTCTGTCTCCTCCTCCGATGACATCATAAGTTGGAGCGTTATTGGTCGTGCAGGTCCCCCTCCAGATTATCGTCCCCACTTTAAGAATAGTCACCCATGTCAATACCTGGAAACAGAGAGAGCATGAGGCATCGTCACGGCGTCGGCTGAGACTGCCGACACCTGCGGTCTCAGCACAACTGttgatattgtatatatatatatatatatatatatatatatatatatatatatatatatatatatatatatatattatgacGGTCGTTTGCCGATCTGAATCCGACAACACATTCTTTTTCTATCTACTACGAATAAATCGGAAAAAggtcatatttaaatttttattattattatattagtattccaacaaatttttcaaaacgaaatttcatccatttttaaCAATGACgcatataatttatataaatttcgtACATCTCTTTATATTTGTCGAAAAACATTCTTCCTAGATTACGATATGTTTTCACGAGATAATATTTACGGAATAATACAGTAGAAAAAATACTTCGAACtgagtttaataaaaaaaaaaatgtgtagaaaATATTTCTGTGGTTTccataaaaacaatatttagtgtgaatatttttttttataattatctgATGGGAAAATCCCAAACATTGgtgaaaacaacgaaaaaaataaacaagctTTTCAATGAAGCAAAACTCGAAAGAAGTTTTCAAATTAGATTCAAGGAATTAAAATCTAACGCAAGTAAGGATAAAAAGGAGTCATGAATGAATCCTGGAGGGAGTAACTGAAGTATATGAAATATGTGAACACGTTTCATATACGGGGTACGGCGCAAAATCGTATTGGGTCACactcttaaatttttttatgaaaggaAGTATTTATTAATTACATGATGGTCCctaagaaaaaagaaagtggaaaaactatatatttcCTTATTTGCAGGAGATTTAAATACAGTGT
This portion of the Diorhabda sublineata isolate icDioSubl1.1 chromosome X, icDioSubl1.1, whole genome shotgun sequence genome encodes:
- the LOC130450814 gene encoding homeobox protein prospero isoform X1, which produces MMSSEEETEFGLYTDKLLKKSKRTRQRVDAGEPRNSYSSIPNFSSRPAFLGGGSNLYGAIFTQQQQFGLFGPGFAPAKMLNELLGRQKPENAADGEDAKFDNVIRCDNSPPSGEQLAHHMLRDILQGRKHELLALEQDMRNGQEHIMNNNNNEPKTSPERNDVNVTMKECLSAESGERQQELMEETLNGMETESLPSPKVEPSSPAKPEDAKKARVENIVTGMRSSPAPPQVNGCKKRKLYQPQQHDSNAERYVDDDEEEIEPIRQKRVEKNILKSQLRSMQEQLAEMQQKYMALCTRVEQGSEESQEIEEIPSDSEQSKRSAPPSPVTTSTPTPIPQPTLAQEVSKMKISPPAPPFHNGFLHNPHQHMSSAAAMYLGVSHKLFMEQEARLAKEAAANNESQQIQSAQQQTPPKPESNHIAERLNIIRHLNPNGTDLEGLADALKSEITASLSNLIDSILYRFVHQKRCKQQDAATAAEQLNKDLMMASQLLDRKSPRTKVAERPQPPQAPPPNHQNHLVNGNSSGPTMMPVPNMNNMQKPSELHIRPPMFHPPKPPGISAPLYGMNHPFCVNKQQETPEQNEALSLVVAPKKKRHKVTDTRITPRTVSRILGQDGMGMSPAAMEPNTCTSPRPPPYHQPPPMLPVSLPTSVAIPNPGLHESQVFSPYSPFFHGPSHGHHMAMQASSSPPRMHKIERESPPIHHPPTLLHPALLAAAQHGASPDYGHMRAPSNGLNMDNGDRNSDCNSGDISYDGMQPTISFLCKDFSKNLSAHHPGISLTPEHSSTLTPMHLRKAKLMFFWVRYPSSAVLKMYFPDIKFNKNNTAQLVKWFSNFREFYYIQMEKYARQAVSEGVKNADDLHVGGDSELYRVLNLHYNRNNHIEVCGPQVPSNFRFVVEQTLREFFKAIQEGRDAEQSWKKSIYKIISRLDDPVPEYFKSPNFLEQLE
- the LOC130450814 gene encoding homeobox protein prospero isoform X2; its protein translation is MMSSEEETEFGLYTDKLLKKSKRTRQRVDAGEPRNSYSSIPNFSSRPAFLGGGSNLYGAIFTQQQQFGLFGPGFAPAKMLNELLGRQKPENAADGEDAKFDNVIRCDNSPPSGEQLAHHMLRDILQGRKHELLALEQDMRNGQEHIMNNNNNEPKTSPERNDVNVTMKECLSAESGERQQELMEETLNGMETESLPSPKVEPSSPAKPEDAKKARVENIVTGMRSSPAPPQVNGCKKRKLYQPQQHDSNAERYVDDDEEEIEPIRQKRVEKNILKSQLRSMQEQLAEMQQKYMALCTRVEQGSEESQEIEEIPSDSEQSKRSAPPSPVTTSTPTPIPQPTLAQEVSKMKISPPAPPFHNGFLHNPHQHMSSAAAMYLGVSHKLFMEQEARLAKEAAANNESQQIQSAQQQTPPKPESNHIAERLNIIRHLNPNGTDLEGLADALKSEITASLSNLIDSILYRFVHQKRCKQQDAATAAEQLNKDLMMASQLLDRKSPRTKVAERPQPPQAPPPNHQNHLVNGNSSGPTMMPVPNMNNMQKPSELHIRPPMFHPPKPPGISAPLYGMNHPFCVNKQQETPEQNEALSLVVAPKKKRHKVTDTRITPRTVSRILGQDGMGMSPAAMEPNTCTSPRPPPYHQPPPMLPVSLPTSVAIPNPGLHESQVFSPYSPFFHGPSHGHHMAMQASSSPPRMHKIERESPPIHHPPTLLHPALLAAAQHGASPDYGHMRAPSNGLNMDNGDRNSDCNSGDISYDGMQPTISFLCKDFSKNLSAHHPGISLTPEHSSTLTPMHLRKAKLMFFWVRYPSSAVLKMYFPDIKFNKNNTAQLVKWFSNFREFYYIQMEKYARQAVSEGVKNADDLHVGGDSELYRVLNLHYNRNNHIEVPSNFRFVVEQTLREFFKAIQEGRDAEQSWKKSIYKIISRLDDPVPEYFKSPNFLEQLE